One genomic window of Entelurus aequoreus isolate RoL-2023_Sb linkage group LG07, RoL_Eaeq_v1.1, whole genome shotgun sequence includes the following:
- the ubxn10 gene encoding UBX domain-containing protein 10, protein MDLSRPESKTGSSLDPGTARVPPASAKTTADLQGSCPPPHAPDLNKYKVLPAIPRGRSGTRSPPPQEEVRAESWCDGGTLLLAVSAPCGGSFEQHFEPSDPLRVVRDSAEVRFGTRYGEVSIATMDVPRRSFRDLERTLVQCGVHDRSVLCIFLSQQ, encoded by the coding sequence ATGGATCTAAGCAGACCCGAGTCCAAAACGGGTTCCAGCCTTGACCCGGGGACCGCCCGTGTGCCGCCGGCGTCCGCCAAGACCACCGCAGACCTCCAAGGCAGTTGCCCTCCCCCTCACGCCCCGGACCTGAACAAGTACAAGGTCCTCCCCGCCATCCCCAGGGGCCGCTCCGGGACTCGGAGTCCGCCTCCCCAGGAGGAAGTGAGGGCGGAGTCCTGGTGTGACGGCGGCACCTTGCTGCTCGCCGTCAGTGCGCCGTGCGGCGGGAGCTTCGAGCAGCACTTTGAGCCCTCCGACCCCCTGCGGGTGGTGAGGGACAGCGCCGAGGTCAGGTTCGGGACCCGCTACGGCGAGGTTTCCATAGCAACCATGGACGTGCCTCGCAGGAGCTTCAGAGACTTGGAGCGGACTCTGGTCCAGTGCGGAGTCCACGACAGATCAGTACTGTGCATCtttttaagtcaacaatag